The genomic segment GATCCCCACGGCGTACTCGCGGACGATGGCCAGCAGCGAGAAGACCGTCCGGCCGCCGGACTCGAGGCGCTGCACCAGCGACGCGTCGATGAGGGCGGCGAGCGTCTCGATCGCCTGTTCGCCCCACGAGCGGCCGGCGCCCACCGCCTCGACCGCCTCGAGGGTGAACTTCGCCGCGAAGACGCCGAGGTCTTCCAGCATCGCGTGCTGCTCGGCGCCCAGCAGCCCCACGCTCCATTCGATCGTCGCGCGCATCGTGCGGTGCCGGTCGGGCAGGTCCCGCACGGAGGTGGACAGCAGGGGGAGGCTCTGCTCGAGCCGCTCGGCGACGTCATGCGGCGACAGCAGCCGGATCTTCGCCGCCACGAGCTCGATCGCCAGCGGCAGCCCTTCCAGGCGGCGGCAGATCTCGATGACGTCTCCCGCGTTGTCGGCGGTCAGCGCGAAGCCGGGCATCGCAGCTGCGGCGCGCTCGGCGAAGAGCACGCACGCGGCGGACGCGCGCGCCTGGCCGAGTGTCGCGGGCGACTCCTCCGACGGCGTCGCGAGGGCCTCGACCTCGAACACCCGCTCGCCGCGGATGCGCAGCACCGTCCTGCTGGTGACGAGGAAGAAGGCCCGTGGCGCAAGCGTGTAGAGGCGCACCAGGACCGGCGCCTCGTCGACGATCTGCTCGAAGTTGTCGAGCACGATCAGCACGTGCCGGTCGGCCAGCGCCTGCGCGATGCGCTCCTCCAGGACGGCGGCGCCGGTGTCGCGGATGCCGAGGACGTATGCGATCGTCGGCAGCAGCAGCCCCGGTTCGAGCACCCCTTCCAGCGGCACGAAGTACACGCCGTCGGGGAAGAGATCGGTGTTCGCGTGGGCGGCCTCGATCGCCAGCCGGCTCTTTCCGATGCCGCCGGGCCCGATGAGGCTCACCACTCGCTGCTGCCCGCCGGCCAGCAGCGCGCGGATCTCGGCGAGCTCCCCGTCACGGCCGATGGTCTCGGTGTACGGAACGGGCACCCGCGCGGTCAGCGGTGTGGTGGAGACGCTCACGGGCTCGGAGCGGCGGGATTGGTCGAAGCGTTCGGCCAGGAGCATGGCGAGGTCGCCGGCGACTTGGTCTTCGAGGTCTTGGGCGGAGCGGAAGTGGAGGTAGGCGGCGGTGTCGTCGGCCTGGATGCGGGAGATGAGCTCTTTGAGGCGGTCGTCGCGGGTGTCGGTGTCTTTGACGTAGATGAGCTTGGGCATCTCGCGGGGGGCGAGGTTGTATTCGTCTTCGAGTCCGGAGACCTGTTCGTCGGGGGCGACCCAGCCGTAGCTGTCGCCGTAGATGCCGACGAACACGTCGCTCTGGGCGAGGTAGGAGCGGTACAGGTCGCGGGGCGGGTGGGGCCGTGCGCCGAGTTCGAACATCACCGGTGCCAGGCGCAGCCGTTCGATCGCCGACCGCACTGCTTCGCGCTCTTCCGCGAGCTCGCGCAGCGTCGAGCTCACGAACACCCGGATCCGCTGGTCGGGCGTGCGGATCACGGGGTGTCCCACCCCAGTCATGTGCATATATTGGCCCCATCCGGGCGAATGCGCCATGGATCGGCCGTCGCGCTTCGCAAAACGTTCCGGGTGTGCGCGTGCAGGCGGTCGTCTGAGACCCGCTGCAGGGCTGCGGCGGGGCGCTCGGAGGCGGCCGTCGCCGCTTATACCGCAGCATCCGGAACTTTTCAAGAATCCGAGTGGACACGGCGCGTCATCCGATGTATAATGGGTCTTTGCGCTCTTGGATTCCCCCTGCCCTCATATGGTGGTCGGCTGTGCCTGCGCCCCCTCTCGTTCACGTGAGGAGTGCCGCGCGGGCTTCGGGGACGACTGAGCACTCCACCTGACGACAAGGAAACGAGCCCGACACGGGCCCACGGAGGTAATCCCCTTGGCTGCTGCGCGCAACGCATCCAACCCCACCACCACCCCCAAGAACGGACGCGGAGCATCCCGCCTCTCGTTCGCCAAGATCTCCGACACGCTGACGGTCCCCGACCTTCTCGCGCTGCAGACCGAGTCGTTCGACTGGCTGGTCGGCAACGAA from the Microbacterium atlanticum genome contains:
- a CDS encoding DUF4062 domain-containing protein: MTGVGHPVIRTPDQRIRVFVSSTLRELAEEREAVRSAIERLRLAPVMFELGARPHPPRDLYRSYLAQSDVFVGIYGDSYGWVAPDEQVSGLEDEYNLAPREMPKLIYVKDTDTRDDRLKELISRIQADDTAAYLHFRSAQDLEDQVAGDLAMLLAERFDQSRRSEPVSVSTTPLTARVPVPYTETIGRDGELAEIRALLAGGQQRVVSLIGPGGIGKSRLAIEAAHANTDLFPDGVYFVPLEGVLEPGLLLPTIAYVLGIRDTGAAVLEERIAQALADRHVLIVLDNFEQIVDEAPVLVRLYTLAPRAFFLVTSRTVLRIRGERVFEVEALATPSEESPATLGQARASAACVLFAERAAAAMPGFALTADNAGDVIEICRRLEGLPLAIELVAAKIRLLSPHDVAERLEQSLPLLSTSVRDLPDRHRTMRATIEWSVGLLGAEQHAMLEDLGVFAAKFTLEAVEAVGAGRSWGEQAIETLAALIDASLVQRLESGGRTVFSLLAIVREYAVGILESQGGAEEMRNAHADYYLSLVHRIAPRLRGSEQIAAVAKLGLEVSNLRAAARHLVHADRLDDAADFAWTLLPYWWISGYFADVSLWMLELRGKGLPLSARTRAIAAFFPLWAEMWQRPSDQVVDGLGESVRLFLESDDERSAAMALAARASTRMQFPDVDPATVRAELGDAITTLHALGDSWAESLAEVALGQLGVLTRDIPHALEHFDRAVAIADEADDAFTRVVAGNNRARLRFMLGEREAAEQEFLLTLTLSVRLHFVDGATYGIEGMCALAAVHGDGWRAGALSAVAATIRATTGVYDIAGFAVHEEPLAALRAAEPESVAAGERAGAEMSLVDAIGLALADADAEVRERVPAW